Proteins encoded together in one Heliomicrobium gestii window:
- a CDS encoding arginase family protein has translation MNNDWGGLRVEDIHSADFFIIGIPYDAGAGTRRGQAAAPSYIRNMSYKLPSCTRKGIDLTNLRLFDLGDVEINQQEIFATIKNIEKKLDERCGLARTIMIGGDHSVTYPSFKKASGQRSTGLVWFDAHPDVLDTYQNSKYSHGSPLRRIIEDTHIDTDNIMLVGTRFYELDEFNYIKSKQIYEMPAYEINDSIEYATKFSTRVNEIASRVDQLYVSIDIDVIDSGLIVGTGAPVTGGITPHQLFTMINVIPPKAQYFDIMEYSPICDFNDIGARFILVLLSEILSNFK, from the coding sequence ATGAATAACGATTGGGGCGGGTTGCGAGTTGAAGATATTCACTCTGCTGACTTTTTTATAATCGGAATCCCTTATGATGCGGGGGCCGGTACCCGTAGAGGACAAGCGGCAGCTCCGTCCTATATCAGGAATATGTCGTACAAGCTGCCTAGTTGCACGAGGAAGGGGATCGATCTAACGAACCTCCGGTTGTTTGATTTAGGAGATGTGGAAATCAATCAGCAAGAAATATTCGCCACAATAAAAAACATTGAAAAAAAGCTAGATGAAAGATGCGGTTTGGCAAGGACAATCATGATCGGTGGAGATCATTCCGTAACATATCCTTCATTTAAAAAGGCATCCGGCCAGCGCAGCACGGGATTGGTTTGGTTTGATGCACACCCGGATGTGTTGGATACATACCAAAACTCTAAGTATTCACATGGATCACCGTTGCGAAGGATTATAGAAGATACACACATCGATACAGATAATATCATGTTGGTCGGAACCAGATTTTACGAACTTGACGAATTCAATTATATAAAATCAAAGCAAATTTATGAAATGCCAGCCTATGAAATCAACGATTCCATCGAATATGCCACGAAATTTTCCACTCGGGTTAACGAAATAGCCTCTAGAGTGGATCAGTTGTATGTATCGATCGACATTGACGTTATTGACTCGGGATTAATAGTAGGAACAGGAGCGCCGGTTACAGGGGGAATTACACCCCATCAGTTGTTTACTATGATTAACGTGATTCCGCCAAAGGCACAATACTTTGACATTATGGAATATAGCCCGATTTGTGATTTTAATGACATTGGCGCAAGGTTTATTCTGGTGCTGTTAAGTGAGATTTTAAGTAACTTTAAGTAA
- a CDS encoding DUF4928 family protein, with the protein MNDLMQRLETYRVEQKITSKGKLAVVLFVSRLAREKGLPLDANELVTDKGQVHGLGKAVVQKILADYGITRVLAEEGGRTNRGNMDTIRQYVRFLNDLHQENLADTEAIEAWWIRQVPEYVSVETAPPFVLNYDEGKSLRSAIRDVLEQAEQRQRDHPGANYASAVLQHLVATTIRLALPNAEIAQSISIADEQPGGSGDFLIGHVSLHVSSSPGEALIRTCKVDLDSGKRPIIITLSRKVPVAEALAEYMGLEERIDIWDAEQFISANLHEINQFEPSRYKASVNNFVTEFNHMVREYETDIRIRFKDR; encoded by the coding sequence ATGAACGATTTGATGCAGCGACTGGAAACGTATCGGGTCGAACAAAAGATTACTTCCAAGGGGAAACTCGCCGTTGTGTTGTTTGTATCCCGACTGGCCAGAGAAAAGGGTCTCCCCCTTGATGCAAACGAGCTTGTCACGGACAAGGGACAGGTGCATGGTTTGGGCAAAGCGGTCGTTCAGAAGATCCTGGCCGATTACGGGATCACGCGTGTCCTGGCGGAGGAGGGCGGTCGGACGAACCGTGGCAACATGGATACGATTCGACAGTATGTGCGGTTTCTAAATGATTTGCATCAGGAGAACCTTGCCGACACGGAGGCGATCGAAGCCTGGTGGATTCGGCAAGTACCGGAATATGTCTCCGTTGAAACGGCTCCCCCCTTCGTATTGAACTATGATGAGGGAAAATCCCTGCGCTCTGCGATCCGGGACGTGCTGGAGCAAGCAGAACAGCGACAACGAGACCATCCCGGAGCGAACTATGCCAGCGCGGTCCTCCAACACCTGGTTGCAACGACCATCAGGCTCGCCCTACCAAATGCCGAAATCGCCCAGTCTATCTCCATCGCCGACGAGCAACCGGGTGGAAGCGGCGACTTTCTCATCGGTCATGTGTCGCTCCACGTCTCCTCATCCCCCGGCGAGGCGTTGATCCGAACATGCAAGGTTGACTTGGATTCGGGAAAAAGGCCGATCATCATCACGTTGTCCCGAAAAGTCCCCGTGGCCGAAGCGTTGGCGGAGTACATGGGCTTGGAAGAGCGAATTGACATCTGGGATGCGGAGCAGTTTATTTCGGCGAATTTGCATGAGATCAATCAATTTGAGCCATCTCGATATAAGGCATCGGTCAACAACTTCGTTACGGAGTTCAACCACATGGTTCGTGAGTACGAGACGGATATCCGTATTCGTTTCAAGGACCGTTAA
- a CDS encoding McrB family protein, translating to MKPLLDIIHNELTDDWSEKNQQAFQSLFGANGGRYPDKAKKSVALRAPGFNKGSTGVPFSAYIHPSNPDSGAYGGMSFVLFPVDDAPCLVALVVGTQGLSPDEVVLSRPGHGRKVAAICRWLNRSVGKGQMVAWAKQEPVRTDLDVPEGIRRMFPAYRSVFDRYGKVIYGFYAPTKEHGEKDTEVALKAFLDLFFSERGQYPLKAAEAEAERIRGDYFAHLMPDAGEEEVRQLLAERRFVILQGPPGTGKTRMALRLKEEAYSGSGMTVQFHANTTYEQFVGGLAPVESDGAIGLQFAPRKGFLMEAAEAAQAACAHGEKPYLLHIDEINRADLAKVLGESIYLLEAQAETLRRLSLPYDFGAPFGRELSLPENLHILGTMNSADRSIAIVDVAVRRRFAFVKLWPQYRVVESQSGPLMKKAFLDLLSIFVEYASDDALALVPGHSYFLEADDTRAAQKLRTNLAPLLEEYLAQGYVAGFEEAIRSYLQWVESL from the coding sequence ATGAAACCGCTATTGGACATCATCCACAACGAGTTGACCGATGATTGGAGCGAGAAAAACCAGCAAGCCTTTCAGTCCCTCTTCGGCGCCAACGGCGGCCGTTACCCAGACAAAGCGAAAAAGTCAGTGGCCCTACGAGCGCCCGGTTTCAATAAGGGCTCGACAGGCGTGCCCTTCTCCGCCTATATTCATCCGTCCAATCCCGATTCCGGCGCGTACGGCGGCATGAGCTTTGTCCTCTTCCCGGTGGATGACGCGCCTTGCCTGGTGGCGCTCGTGGTGGGCACGCAAGGATTAAGCCCTGATGAAGTGGTGCTGTCCCGGCCCGGTCACGGGCGCAAGGTGGCGGCCATCTGCCGCTGGCTCAACCGCTCGGTGGGCAAGGGACAGATGGTGGCCTGGGCCAAGCAGGAGCCGGTCCGCACCGACTTGGACGTGCCCGAAGGCATCCGCCGGATGTTTCCGGCTTACCGGTCTGTCTTTGACCGCTACGGCAAGGTAATTTACGGTTTTTATGCGCCGACGAAAGAACATGGGGAAAAAGATACGGAAGTGGCGCTCAAGGCCTTTTTGGATCTCTTTTTCTCCGAACGGGGCCAGTATCCCTTAAAGGCGGCGGAAGCCGAAGCGGAGCGGATTCGCGGCGACTACTTTGCTCACCTCATGCCTGATGCCGGTGAAGAGGAAGTCCGGCAGTTGCTGGCCGAGCGCCGCTTTGTCATCCTCCAGGGACCGCCGGGAACGGGCAAGACGCGGATGGCCCTGCGCCTGAAAGAGGAGGCCTATAGCGGAAGCGGCATGACCGTCCAGTTTCACGCCAACACGACCTATGAACAATTCGTCGGCGGCCTCGCGCCGGTAGAGTCCGACGGGGCCATCGGCCTTCAGTTTGCGCCCCGGAAGGGTTTTCTCATGGAGGCGGCGGAAGCGGCCCAGGCGGCCTGCGCTCACGGGGAAAAGCCGTACCTGTTGCATATCGATGAGATCAACCGGGCCGATCTGGCGAAAGTCCTCGGTGAGTCGATTTACCTGCTCGAAGCGCAAGCGGAGACGTTGCGCCGGCTCTCTCTCCCCTACGATTTCGGCGCGCCCTTTGGCCGGGAACTGTCGCTGCCGGAGAATCTACATATCCTTGGCACGATGAACAGCGCGGACCGGAGCATCGCCATCGTCGATGTGGCCGTGCGCCGCCGCTTCGCCTTTGTGAAGCTATGGCCGCAGTACCGTGTAGTCGAGAGCCAGTCTGGTCCACTGATGAAAAAAGCCTTCCTCGATCTCCTGTCCATCTTCGTCGAGTACGCCAGTGACGACGCCTTGGCCCTCGTGCCCGGTCACTCCTATTTTCTTGAAGCGGACGATACGCGGGCGGCGCAAAAACTGCGCACCAACCTGGCGCCGCTGTTGGAGGAGTATCTGGCCCAGGGCTATGTGGCCGGTTTTGAAGAGGCCATCCGTTCCTATCTGCAATGGGTGGAGAGCCTATGA